From Pyrenophora tritici-repentis strain M4 chromosome 1, whole genome shotgun sequence, the proteins below share one genomic window:
- a CDS encoding HemK, Methylase polypeptide chain release factor, with the protein MAESTTYQALASHLSEANYHFICPSPETQGRIVSKRRSNASTEDAQNAHDFFGWNLPCTRLVIEVLRSMIPDEVFESLYRASIITQCNDRSYRSTIRISDFYLPGHASDSRPHYYVHSSFPASSDSVFFGPDTYLFVSFLQSVARHVPQVPSSIIDVCCGSGAGAIHMARTYPLARTLGLDLNPRALSLGNINAHLAGVEISFAESNLYNAVPQDMKSYGVDLIVSNPPYIASSTDDEDLPMYADGGATFGLNLSIQIVEEGMKLMSSSGIIVIYTGVAIPTSNPGHDAFLEKLKSVEGAEVAEYTILHPDMWSEEIGKGAYADACRIQVVGAVLRRNAKSVGEVKSAARRRWAV; encoded by the exons ATGGCTGAAAGCACTACCTACCAGGCACTTGCCAGCCATCTTTCCGAGGCGAACTATCATTTCATATGCCCATCACCAGAAACGCAGGGTAGGATCGTCAGCAAGCGACGCTCCAATGCTTCGACCGAAGATGCGCAGAACGCGCACGACTTTTTTGGCTGGAATTTGCCTTGTACCAGGCTAGTGAT AGAAGTACTACGGTCGATGATACCTGATGAAGTGTTCGAAAGCCTGTACCGAGCCTCCATCATCACTCAGTGCAATGACAGGAGCTATCGCTCCACCATTCGCATCTCCGACTTTTATCTCCCTGGCCATGCGTCTGATTCCAGACCTCACTATTACGTCCACTCTTCATTTCCCGCTTCATCAGACTCGGTCTTCTTTGGACCCGATACATACCTCTTCGTCTCATTCCTCCAATCCGTAGCGCGCCATGTTCCACAGGTGCCAAGCTCAATCATAGATGTCTGCTGCGGATCCGGCGCGGGGGCAATACACATGGCAAGGACGTATCCACTGGCAAGAACACTGGGCCTAGATCTTAATCCGCGAGCACTGAGTTTGGGCAATATCAACGCGCATTTGGCTGGAGTTGAAATTAGTTTCGCTGAGTCAAATCTCTACAATGCCGTACCCCAAGACATGAAATCATATGGCGTTGATCTCATCGTAAGCAACCCCCCGTATATCGCTTCAAGCACCGACGACGAGGACCTCCCTATGTATGCGGATGGTGGCGCAACGTTCGGTCTAAATCTCTCCATACAGATTGTGGAAGAAGGGATGAAACTCATGTCTTCGAGTGGGATCATAGTCATCTATACTGGCGTTGCGATACCGACCTCTAACCCCGGCCATGACGCTTTCTTGGAGAAGTTGAAGAGCGTAGAGGGTGCAGAAGTTGCTGAATACACAATATTACACCCGGATATGTGGTCAGAAGAAATTGGAAAGGGCGCATATGCTGATGCATGTAGGATACAGGTTGTTGGGGCTGTGTTGCGGCGAAACGCTAAGAGTGTAGGGGAAGTGAAGTCTGCAGCTCGTAGGAGATGGGCGGTGTAG